A genomic window from Carassius auratus strain Wakin chromosome 19, ASM336829v1, whole genome shotgun sequence includes:
- the LOC113120258 gene encoding titin-like encodes MALFSSVFRPLFECFAHFFRKRETPLRAQQCAAQERAAIEKLPEASMMKADESEAFDFTAQNKKCKKRRRQSGEKEKKRQVKRKVKKEREMNEGGSHKDKAEKESETFILEKIKDRGHVPQKKRESVKFRKMQSLENVMEGGSKHREAGEKKKKRRNQKERRTTEPTPLLVEVKPQQSLVSPPVRSSFLKPIEGEFPLLPSVSEDLPLPAARFKPLPPVTRLPMHPQKPETAPEEVSLPCSLLQVDPPKSLAAPEEVSLPCSPLQVDSPKPLAAPEEVSLPGSLLQVDSPKPLAVPPCSTPAPDELFCLRRIQVSPPKQLVVSPSSSPVSDEVVDLQRSSAPVCSPSLMKAQPSTSSLFEPPPQLMLIDIEDEETEYVEYTGKTIRACDLPKYELPRPQEAEMKPRRMVAWLESDCDMLEEVWASEVVEGSEDVKDNTDEMGDSNAIEGTLDDSSQKKEELDKHMMKLFGVASPEGPKNETQHNVNVQQEPKRKRKLPLVFFSWAEEKAKKKKEKKIQKEKERREKELLLERYRNDPKLKHLLINKHNCNYCSSE; translated from the exons ATGGCACTGTTCAGCAGTGTATTTAGACCACTTTTTGAGTGTTTTGCTCACTTCTTTCGCAAAAGGGAGACACCTTTGAGGGCACAACAGTGTGCAGCACAAGAACGGGCGGCAATAGAGAAACTCCCAGAAGCATCAATGATGAAGGCAGATGAAAGTGAGGCCTTCGACTTCACTGCCCAAAACAAGAAGTGCAAAAAGAGACGCCGCCAG tctggagagaaagagaagaaaagacagGTGAAGAGAAAGgtgaagaaggagagagaaatgaATGAGGGAGGAAGTCATAAAGACAAGGCTGAAAAAGAAAGTGAGACATTTATCCTTGAAAAGATAAAGGATAGAGGACATGtgccacagaaaaaaagagagtctGTCAAATTCAGAAAGATGCAGAGTCTAGAAAATGTGATGGAGGGAGGAAGTAAGCATAGAGAGGctggagaaaagaaaaagaagaggagaaaccAGAAGGAAAGAAGGACCACTGAGCCTACTCCACTTCTTGTGGAGGTCAAACCTCAGCAAAGTCTAGTCAGTCCTCCAGTGAGATCTTCCTTCTTGAAGCCAATAGAAGGAGAATTTCCATTGCTTCCAAGTGTCTCTGAAGACCTTCCTTTACCAGCTGCTCGCTTCAAACCCTTGCCGCCAGTGACCAGACTGCCCATGCATCCTCAAAAGCCAGAGACTGCACCAGAGGAAGTGTCCTTGCCATGTTCTCTTCTTCAAGTGGATCCTCCAAAATCGTTGGCAGCACCAGAGGAAGTGTCCTTGCCATGTTCTCCTCTTCAAGTGGATTCTCCCAAACCGTTGGCAGCACCAGAGGAAGTGTCCTTGCCAGGTTCTCTTCTACAAGTGGATTCTCCCAAACCGTTGGCAGTTCCTCCATGTTCCACTCCAGCACCTGATGAACTGTTTTGCCTCCGACGCATCCAAGTCAGTCCTCCCAAACAACTGGTGGTTTCTCCGAGCTCCTCTCCTGTATCTGATGAAGTTGTTGATCTGCAACGTTCTTCAGCTCCAGTGTGTTCTCCCAGCTTGATGAAGGCTCAGCCGTCCACTTCTTCCCTGTTTGAGCCGCCTCCACAACTCATGCTCATCGACATAGAGGATGAGGAGACAGAGTACGTGGAGTACACGGGGAAGACCATTCGGGCCTGTGACTTACCCAAGTATGAACTCCCCCGACCTCAGGAGGCTGAAATGAAACCAAGACGGATGGTTGCTTGGTTGGAGAGTGACTGCGACATGCTGGAGGAAGTGTGGGCGAGTGAAGTGGTGGAGGGATCTGAAGATGTGAAAGATAACACTGATGAAATGGGAGACTCCAATGCCATAGAAGGGACTTTGGATGACTCCTCTCAGAAAAAGGAGGAGTTGGATAAACACATGATGAAGCTGTTTGGTGTAGCCTCTCCTGAAGGTCCCAAGAATGAGACCCAGCACAATGTGAATGTCCAGCAAGAGccaaagaggaaaagaaaattgcCACTTGTTTTCTTCAGCTGGGCAGAAGAGAAGGCCAAGAAAAAGAAGGAGAAGAAAATACAGAAGGAGAAGGAGCGAAGAGAAAAGGAGTTGCTGCTTGAACGCTACAGGAATGATCCAAAACTGAAGCACTTGTTGATCAACAAGCACAACTGCAACTACTGCTCCTCTGAGTGA